The following proteins are co-located in the Spirosoma montaniterrae genome:
- a CDS encoding glycosyltransferase family 4 protein: MRILSIHNEYLIKGGEGESRRAEVAILEKYGNSVVSYVENNTKVAALSNVSVGLRTLWSNEAYSYVRKLLKEQKFDVVHVQNFFPLISPSVYYAAQAEGVPVVQSVRNYRFLCPNSLLYRDGHVCELCLKKTAKIPAIQHNCYRGNKAASATAASMLWLHNQLPTWSKIDRFISVSEFVKAKMVEGGFPANKITVKPNFVFPDPGLSAGKENYIVYVGRLQAEKGILLLLKAIPKLPTSIRVKIIGEGPLVPEVMALAENYNVDYLGKLPLTDTYEVIGKAQALVIPSVWYEPFGRVVVEAYAKGTAVIGSRMGGIPELIDDEITGYIFENDSVEDLVEKIHRVLSNKDMAIQMGLRGRAKYLNEFTPESNYEQLMAIYNDVVR, from the coding sequence ATGCGAATCCTGAGCATTCATAACGAGTATTTGATAAAAGGCGGTGAAGGAGAATCACGGCGGGCAGAAGTAGCCATTTTGGAGAAGTACGGTAATTCGGTGGTTTCTTATGTCGAAAACAATACCAAAGTAGCTGCTTTATCAAATGTGTCGGTTGGGCTACGCACGTTATGGTCAAATGAAGCTTATAGCTATGTCCGGAAATTGTTGAAAGAGCAGAAGTTTGACGTTGTTCATGTACAAAATTTTTTTCCGTTAATATCCCCGTCAGTTTATTACGCGGCTCAGGCAGAAGGCGTTCCGGTGGTTCAATCCGTGCGAAATTATCGGTTCCTGTGTCCAAATAGTCTATTGTATCGTGACGGCCATGTCTGTGAGCTATGTTTGAAAAAAACAGCGAAGATTCCAGCCATTCAGCATAACTGCTATCGGGGTAATAAAGCAGCCAGTGCAACAGCCGCTTCTATGCTATGGCTGCACAATCAACTTCCAACCTGGAGTAAAATCGATAGGTTTATTAGCGTATCAGAATTTGTAAAAGCTAAAATGGTAGAAGGTGGTTTTCCGGCTAACAAAATCACTGTAAAGCCCAACTTTGTTTTTCCTGATCCTGGTTTGTCGGCTGGCAAAGAAAACTATATAGTATATGTAGGCCGGCTACAGGCAGAAAAGGGCATTTTATTATTGCTAAAAGCAATACCGAAGCTACCAACCTCCATTCGTGTGAAGATAATCGGCGAAGGTCCGCTTGTTCCCGAAGTGATGGCTTTAGCTGAAAACTATAATGTCGATTATTTGGGTAAGTTGCCACTGACCGATACCTATGAGGTTATCGGCAAAGCGCAGGCACTGGTAATTCCCTCGGTATGGTATGAGCCGTTTGGTCGGGTAGTTGTAGAAGCTTATGCAAAGGGGACTGCCGTGATCGGGTCTCGCATGGGGGGGATTCCCGAATTAATTGATGACGAAATAACTGGCTATATATTTGAAAATGATTCAGTTGAAGACTTGGTCGAGAAAATTCACCGTGTCCTGTCTAACAAAGATATGGCTATACAGATGGGACTTCGAGGACGGGCGAAATACTTAAACGAATTCACGCCTGAATCTAATTACGAACAATTAATGGCTATTTATAATGACGTTGTGCGGTAA
- a CDS encoding acyltransferase: protein MDIARGTWIFTLEHDPHSDYHDTKSGDVIIEDHVWVASRVTILPGVRIGRGSVIASGAVVTKDVPPMSIAGGVPAKIIGKRESKLLYQNDFFPYLYT from the coding sequence GTGGATATTGCGCGCGGCACCTGGATTTTTACGCTTGAACACGACCCCCACTCAGACTACCACGACACCAAAAGTGGCGATGTTATCATTGAAGACCATGTTTGGGTTGCCTCGCGCGTAACGATTCTACCGGGTGTACGCATTGGGCGGGGGAGTGTTATCGCATCAGGAGCAGTAGTGACGAAAGACGTTCCACCCATGAGCATAGCCGGTGGTGTTCCGGCCAAAATCATTGGGAAGCGAGAATCGAAGCTTCTGTACCAGAATGACTTTTTCCCCTACCTCTACACCTGA